GGCGGTATGACCCGGTGAGTGCCAtgagcaggccgccgaAGGAGCCGTAGACGGTCACCTGCtcggtgctgcgctcgtcgtacTTGAAAATCTTGCCGTACATGACATAGTCAAAGTCCGCGGACAGGTCGTCGCCGCTGTCGACGCGCCACGACTCGCGGTCGGCCTGCGACTCTTCGCCCTCGCCCttctcgcggcgcagggagGAGACGAGCTGGAAGGTGAGCTGCTGGCCGGTCGCGATCGGGTAAATGTCCGTCGCAATATCGATCGACAGCGACatgtcgagcgtcggcgaaTGCGCAATGATGCGCGACACTGGGTTAGCGCAGGCACGTACCCCGGTCGAACTTCTTGCCGTCGGGGTCGATCTGCTGCACGACAAACTGCGTGTCAAACAGACTATGAGCGCTCATCGTAGTAAGAAGGCACGTGACTTACCATGCCGGCCATCCaggaggacgcggcgtgGTGCGAGGGTAtcctcgcgcggctcggcgacgcgccgtggagcgacgagcaggaaaaggcggtgctcgagccgTACAGGTACCTCGACTCGCAGCCGGGGAAGGAAATACGCACGAAACTCATCGACGCGTTCCAGGGATGGCTCGTGCTCACCCCGCGCGACCTCGCGACGGTGaccggcgtcgtgcggcaGCTGCACACGGCGAGCCTGCTGGTAGACGATATCGAAGATAGCTCGGCACTGCGCAGAGGACTGCCGACCGCGCACACGATCtacggcgtgccgctcacAATCAACGCGGCAAACTACGTCTACTTTCAGGTGtttggcgcgctcgtcggccaggcgcccgcgacgcacgccatGGTCACGGACGAGCTCATGCGACTGCACCGGGGGCAGGGGATGGACCTGTTCTGGCGTGAAAATCTCGTGTGCCCGACCGAGGAGGAGTACATCGCCATGGTCACGAACAAGACCGGCGGCCTGTTCCGCATCGCGATCAAGCTCATGTGCGCGATGAGCGCAGTGGACGTCGATCTCGTGCCACTCGTAAACCTCATTGGATTGCTGTTCCAGATCCGCGACGACTACATGAACTTGCAGAGCGCCCCGCTGCATACCAACAAGGGCTACTGCGAAGACCTGACCGAGGGCAAGTTTTCGTTTCCGGTCGTGCACGCAATGCGCCacggcagcgagcgccagctccTTCATATCCTGCGGCAGCGCACGACCAATATCGAGACAAAACAGGCCGCAGTGCAGTACATGGAGCAGTGCGGCTCGTTTGCGTacacgcgcgacgtcttGCAGAGGCTGCACGCACAGGCGCGGCAGGAAGTGCTGCGCCTTGAACAGGTCCTAGGCGAAAATACCCCACTGATGTCGATCCTCGACGCACTGTGCCTGGACAAGGAGTCGCCGCGTGTATAGAGGAGCAATTGGCGCAGCCGGCTATGTACGTAGTTAAAAGTGCCGCAAAAAGGTTTGCGCCTTGCGCA
This region of Malassezia japonica chromosome 8, complete sequence genomic DNA includes:
- the RPB8 gene encoding DNA-directed RNA polymerases I, II, and III subunit RPABC3 (BUSCO:EOG092652ZZ; COG:K; EggNog:ENOG503P46H) gives rise to the protein MSAHSLFDTQFVVQQIDPDGKKFDRVSRIIAHSPTLDMSLSIDIATDIYPIATGQQLTFQLVSSLRREKGEGEESQADRESWRVDSGDDLSADFDYVMYGKIFKYDERSTEQVTVYGSFGGLLMALTGSYRHLSKITVGANVYLLLR
- a CDS encoding uncharacterized protein (COG:H; EggNog:ENOG503NVHG) yields the protein MPAIQEDAAWCEGILARLGDAPWSDEQEKAVLEPYRYLDSQPGKEIRTKLIDAFQGWLVLTPRDLATVTGVVRQLHTASLLVDDIEDSSALRRGLPTAHTIYGVPLTINAANYVYFQVFGALVGQAPATHAMVTDELMRLHRGQGMDLFWRENLVCPTEEEYIAMVTNKTGGLFRIAIKLMCAMSAVDVDLVPLVNLIGLLFQIRDDYMNLQSAPLHTNKGYCEDLTEGKFSFPVVHAMRHGSERQLLHILRQRTTNIETKQAAVQYMEQCGSFAYTRDVLQRLHAQARQEVLRLEQVLGENTPLMSILDALCLDKESPRV